Proteins encoded in a region of the Canis lupus familiaris isolate Mischka breed German Shepherd chromosome 1, alternate assembly UU_Cfam_GSD_1.0, whole genome shotgun sequence genome:
- the CXCL17 gene encoding C-X-C motif chemokine 17 isoform X2 encodes MTCCLPPGVARGHRDNRQAPSRRLQEDGQECECKDWFLRAHKRKLITVPGMPKKQCPCDHFKANVKKTRNQRHHRKPNKHSRACQEFLKQCQLKSFALPL; translated from the exons ATGACCTGTTGCCTTCCACCAGGGGTCGCCAGAGGCCATCGGGATAATCGCCAGGCTCCTAGTAGGAGGCTCCAGGAAGATGGCCAAGAATGTGAGTGCAAAG ACTGGTTCCTGAGAGCTcataaaagaaaacttataaCAGTGCCTGGGATGCCAAAGAAGCAGTGTCCCTGTGATCATTTCAAGGCCAATGTGAAGAAAACCA GGAACCAAAGGCACCACAGGAAGCCAAACAAGCACTCCAGAGCCTGCCAGGAATTTCTCAAGCAATGTCAATTAAAGAGCTTTGCTCTGCCTTTATAG